In Alkalihalobacillus sp. TS-13, the following are encoded in one genomic region:
- a CDS encoding carbohydrate ABC transporter permease, whose translation MKSETNTLINIWTKISTKKKRKGLNSEGKWALLMISPYLLHFIVFIVFTLLASLYFSFSRYDMLSAPEWIGVENYNKLINDPIFWKSLWNTVYFTLLFVPTQTILALILAVALNQQLKGLKLYRFAHFIPVISSWTVVLYVADAIFNPRFGLANDLLVKLGLEPQKWLNDEQLVIPVLVAVAVWKGVGYMMVIFLAGLQNVPEDLYEAAEIEGAGFIGKFRHVTIPLISGTTFLVLVLSTITTFQAFEQIYVMTGNSGDITAAGGPNNASMVLMLYLFQQGFAFLKMGYASAIAWVLFIILFIITLIQVKIQKKWVHYEK comes from the coding sequence ATGAAGAGCGAAACTAATACATTAATCAACATCTGGACGAAAATAAGCACAAAGAAAAAAAGAAAAGGACTGAACAGTGAGGGGAAATGGGCTTTGCTCATGATTTCTCCTTACCTTCTTCATTTCATTGTTTTTATCGTTTTTACATTGCTTGCTTCTTTATACTTCAGTTTTTCTAGATACGATATGTTAAGTGCTCCGGAATGGATCGGGGTAGAAAATTACAATAAGTTGATCAATGATCCGATTTTTTGGAAGTCATTATGGAATACCGTTTATTTCACACTGCTGTTTGTACCAACACAGACTATTTTGGCATTGATTCTTGCTGTGGCTTTGAATCAACAGTTGAAAGGCTTAAAGCTTTATCGATTCGCTCATTTCATCCCTGTCATCTCATCTTGGACGGTTGTTTTGTATGTAGCCGATGCCATTTTCAATCCTAGATTCGGACTTGCGAATGATTTGCTCGTGAAATTAGGATTGGAGCCGCAGAAATGGTTGAATGACGAGCAACTAGTCATCCCCGTTTTAGTAGCGGTCGCCGTTTGGAAAGGTGTCGGATACATGATGGTGATCTTTTTGGCAGGATTACAGAATGTACCTGAAGATTTATATGAGGCTGCTGAAATTGAAGGAGCAGGTTTCATAGGAAAGTTCAGACATGTCACGATACCGCTGATTTCTGGTACGACATTCCTTGTATTGGTATTGAGTACAATCACTACCTTCCAGGCTTTTGAACAGATTTATGTCATGACCGGAAATTCAGGTGACATAACTGCTGCTGGAGGTCCTAACAATGCAAGTATGGTATTGATGCTCTATCTGTTCCAACAAGGATTCGCCTTCTTGAAGATGGGGTATGCATCTGCGATTGCTTGGGTGCTGTTCATCATCTTGTTCATCATTACACTGATCCAAGTAAAAATTCAAAAGAAATGGGTCCATTACGAGAAATAG
- a CDS encoding response regulator, whose protein sequence is MYTAIVVDDEKMIKRSIVALIQSNDTGFEIVGEAKDGIDAIELNERYSPDLIITDIRMPKLNGLKFIERVKETNTRSKFIIISGYDEFEYAQTAIRYGVIDFLLKPLKPDQFLSSLKKVHEHLDTDRKPLKDRNEWLWEIKSFVENLVQVIWLLEEEQVRDMLEVMYQKIIEQEQDNEYIKGLYIDMVVFIKGEVNKQMGSKVYVELVNESLLPDDPIEMNGYVYTICNTIMHQLKMTRNIGQRNNIISAVKYIDSNYREENLNLQLVANSVNMSPSYFSMEFKAEMGISFIQYITKKRIELAKELLNNPSYKTYEIAHTIGYNDYPHFTKTFKKHVGITPSQFRKRIGVH, encoded by the coding sequence ATGTACACGGCAATCGTAGTAGATGACGAAAAGATGATTAAACGTAGCATCGTTGCTCTTATACAATCGAATGATACAGGCTTTGAAATCGTCGGTGAAGCAAAGGATGGCATAGATGCAATCGAATTAAACGAGAGATACTCACCTGACTTGATCATCACAGATATAAGAATGCCGAAATTGAATGGACTGAAGTTTATTGAAAGAGTCAAGGAAACCAATACGCGATCAAAATTTATCATCATATCGGGTTATGATGAATTTGAATACGCACAAACAGCAATTCGCTATGGTGTGATCGACTTCTTATTGAAACCATTGAAACCAGATCAATTTCTTTCCTCTCTAAAAAAAGTTCATGAACATTTAGATACTGACCGAAAACCCCTTAAGGATCGTAATGAGTGGCTTTGGGAAATCAAGTCATTCGTTGAAAATCTCGTTCAGGTTATTTGGCTTCTTGAAGAAGAACAAGTGAGGGACATGCTAGAGGTGATGTATCAGAAAATAATAGAGCAAGAGCAAGATAATGAGTATATCAAAGGACTGTATATTGATATGGTTGTTTTCATCAAAGGAGAAGTGAATAAGCAAATGGGTTCAAAGGTATATGTAGAATTGGTTAATGAATCGCTGTTACCGGATGATCCAATCGAAATGAATGGATATGTGTATACCATTTGCAATACCATCATGCATCAATTAAAAATGACCCGTAATATAGGCCAAAGAAATAACATCATTTCTGCAGTGAAGTATATCGATTCCAACTATCGGGAGGAGAACCTGAACTTGCAACTCGTCGCTAACTCAGTGAACATGTCTCCTTCTTACTTCAGCATGGAGTTCAAAGCAGAAATGGGAATCAGTTTCATACAATACATTACGAAAAAGAGGATTGAACTAGCAAAAGAACTTCTAAACAACCCATCCTATAAAACGTATGAAATTGCTCATACCATCGGATACAATGACTACCCTCACTTCACTAAGACATTTAAAAAGCACGTTGGGATTACACCTTCCCAGTTCCGAAAACGGATCGGCGTCCATTAA
- a CDS encoding sugar ABC transporter substrate-binding protein, giving the protein MVLILALLLSACSAETDSEEDGDSSATEITLGFYSSGSADEKMKDLIAQFEKEHPDIKVKTQNAPYQQFFQKLDTQIAGGNEPDVWLSDGVFVLKYAERGAARDLTKWIEKDLNKDDYYGLDFNKGPDGKYWGVPQGIQIGALFYNKDMFDAAGVDYPDDTWTWEDLKEAGAKLTIDTSGKKAGESGFDANTVKQYGLTFFNITEGWMPVLKSYGGGVLGEDLRKSIIDSPENKEAVNYIVDGMERGIFTDPADLQAFQSPMSPFPSQTAAMRIGIYARALAANETGVNYDVTVLPKGPDGKRFSPVIANSWVISNNTSDKKAKAAWEWIKYWVSEDNVQKQWAELGEAVPVKKSVANSDLFLNSGDKPQNKQAFLDSFEFAGTLDVNAVWSEWVKQMGDNLNRAFLNEASVDEALETADKEVQKVQDEFYKK; this is encoded by the coding sequence ATGGTTTTAATTCTTGCATTGCTCCTTTCAGCATGTTCGGCAGAAACGGACTCAGAGGAAGATGGGGATTCATCCGCAACTGAAATTACTTTAGGCTTTTATTCATCTGGTAGTGCAGATGAAAAGATGAAGGATCTCATCGCTCAATTTGAGAAAGAACATCCGGATATAAAGGTCAAGACTCAGAATGCACCGTATCAACAATTTTTCCAAAAGCTTGATACACAGATTGCAGGTGGAAATGAACCGGATGTCTGGCTCTCCGACGGAGTATTCGTACTGAAATATGCAGAACGTGGAGCTGCGAGGGATCTGACAAAATGGATTGAGAAAGATTTGAACAAAGATGATTATTACGGTTTGGATTTCAACAAAGGTCCTGACGGAAAGTATTGGGGTGTACCTCAAGGAATCCAGATTGGAGCACTTTTCTATAACAAAGACATGTTTGATGCTGCAGGAGTGGATTATCCTGATGATACTTGGACATGGGAAGATCTGAAAGAAGCCGGCGCTAAATTAACGATTGACACGAGTGGCAAAAAAGCCGGGGAATCTGGGTTCGATGCTAACACTGTAAAACAATATGGGCTTACATTCTTTAACATCACCGAAGGTTGGATGCCTGTATTGAAATCCTATGGTGGAGGCGTGTTAGGAGAAGATTTGAGAAAATCCATAATCGATTCACCAGAAAATAAAGAAGCTGTCAACTACATCGTTGATGGAATGGAACGTGGAATCTTCACCGATCCAGCGGACCTTCAAGCTTTCCAAAGTCCAATGTCTCCTTTCCCGAGTCAAACTGCAGCAATGCGGATCGGGATCTATGCACGGGCGTTGGCAGCGAATGAAACTGGCGTCAATTATGACGTAACGGTCTTGCCGAAAGGTCCTGATGGAAAACGCTTCTCTCCAGTAATCGCAAACTCTTGGGTAATCAGTAACAATACTTCTGATAAAAAAGCAAAAGCAGCTTGGGAGTGGATCAAATACTGGGTTTCTGAAGATAATGTACAAAAGCAATGGGCAGAATTAGGGGAAGCCGTACCGGTTAAGAAATCCGTAGCAAACTCTGACTTGTTCCTTAATTCAGGTGACAAGCCTCAAAACAAACAAGCATTCTTGGACAGTTTCGAATTTGCTGGTACGCTGGATGTCAACGCTGTTTGGTCGGAGTGGGTAAAACAGATGGGAGATAACCTCAACAGGGCATTTTTAAATGAAGCCTCGGTTGATGAAGCACTGGAAACTGCGGATAAGGAAGTTCAGAAAGTCCAAGATGAATTCTATAAAAAATAA
- a CDS encoding alginate lyase family protein: MTTTQKDKRFFYSLEDKEFIVDTSRKYWAQEVEEVIARADMACNNTFVFTHRWDMERCEDPFTFQDGMDWTYQYSGDFEWTVNLNRSRFMAELGQAYWLTDNEKYAKAYIRLLKDWVRQNPLTEQEIHESKDRHYNVKDTWRKLDSGIRITNWVKGYHCVRNSSLWGEDEEFIFLEAVKLHGLYLSIAYTPHDRQSNWGFLETNGLFQIASLFPHLEQSSTWLQFAIERLEEMCKLQIFEDGMHNEQSPMYHHEVLHCLFESVWLADLNQVDYPIQFKDSLNQLYTASLSIVKPGGHQPMLSDSDHTDIRDVLTRGAVLFGRGDLKHQGYPLLDYEGLWYFGQKGFEKYQALESIVPSFSSILLNQSGYSVMRSDWAEDGQYLIFDGGHMDIIRAHGHDDFLHVDLSFNGKDFLVDTGRYTYMETDDRKYFKESFQHNTTSVDDKSISSYVDSWTWENVAQPTDTFWNSQPEFDYVQAGHSGYMKLEDPVQVLRQILYIKPYYWIIVDRFQSNQEHDFKQHFHFSEECSIDLDSSSGSILAKSPDNIQLELKSLEPVSLTKEKCWISRDYNQKQTSTKVITQKRGSGHTKFITALIPHKQSKSTNLSISKVDVFDTRNKKLSEDEVTAIEVTREGMSEVILFSHQGPCSYQFSNKHMTGDVLFIQRKGDEEKDWIVKV; encoded by the coding sequence ATGACTACAACTCAAAAGGATAAACGATTCTTTTACTCCTTAGAGGATAAGGAATTTATCGTTGATACCAGTCGAAAGTATTGGGCTCAAGAAGTGGAAGAAGTGATTGCACGAGCTGATATGGCTTGTAATAATACCTTTGTTTTCACCCATCGTTGGGATATGGAACGATGTGAAGATCCATTTACATTCCAAGATGGAATGGATTGGACCTATCAATATAGTGGAGATTTTGAATGGACCGTGAACTTGAATCGATCCAGGTTTATGGCAGAACTGGGGCAAGCTTATTGGCTGACTGATAATGAAAAATATGCAAAAGCATATATCCGGCTCCTGAAGGATTGGGTCCGGCAGAATCCTTTGACAGAACAAGAAATCCATGAAAGCAAAGATCGGCACTACAATGTAAAGGATACATGGAGGAAACTCGATAGTGGCATTCGTATTACGAACTGGGTAAAAGGTTATCATTGTGTGAGAAACTCAAGTTTGTGGGGAGAGGATGAAGAATTTATATTCCTTGAAGCGGTGAAACTTCATGGGCTGTATTTGAGTATTGCTTACACACCTCATGATCGCCAAAGTAATTGGGGATTTCTTGAGACGAACGGATTGTTTCAAATTGCCTCCTTGTTTCCTCATCTTGAACAATCCTCTACTTGGCTACAATTCGCGATCGAACGATTAGAAGAGATGTGTAAACTTCAAATTTTTGAGGATGGTATGCACAATGAGCAAAGTCCGATGTACCATCATGAGGTGCTCCATTGTCTTTTTGAATCAGTTTGGTTAGCGGACCTTAATCAAGTCGATTATCCCATTCAGTTTAAGGATAGCTTGAATCAACTGTACACGGCATCCTTGTCGATCGTAAAACCTGGTGGTCATCAACCGATGCTGAGTGATAGTGATCACACCGATATTCGGGATGTATTAACACGCGGTGCGGTTTTATTCGGAAGAGGAGATTTGAAACACCAGGGATATCCTTTGCTGGATTACGAAGGACTATGGTATTTCGGACAAAAAGGATTTGAAAAGTATCAAGCTCTCGAAAGCATTGTACCGTCGTTTTCCTCCATCCTTTTAAATCAATCTGGTTATTCCGTTATGCGCAGTGATTGGGCCGAGGATGGGCAGTATTTGATTTTTGACGGTGGTCATATGGATATTATCCGTGCGCATGGTCATGATGATTTCCTACATGTCGATTTAAGCTTCAACGGAAAAGATTTTCTTGTGGATACAGGTAGATACACATACATGGAAACTGATGATCGAAAATATTTCAAAGAGTCATTCCAGCATAACACCACCAGTGTAGATGATAAAAGCATCTCTTCTTATGTGGATTCATGGACTTGGGAAAATGTCGCACAGCCTACAGATACATTTTGGAATAGTCAACCAGAGTTCGATTACGTACAGGCTGGTCATTCTGGATATATGAAGTTAGAAGATCCTGTCCAAGTTTTACGACAGATTCTCTATATAAAACCATATTATTGGATCATCGTTGATCGTTTTCAATCCAATCAAGAGCATGACTTTAAACAGCATTTCCATTTTTCAGAGGAATGTTCGATTGATCTTGATTCCTCGTCAGGATCGATTCTGGCAAAAAGTCCCGATAACATTCAATTGGAACTAAAATCACTCGAACCTGTATCTTTGACCAAGGAAAAATGTTGGATATCAAGAGACTATAATCAAAAGCAAACCTCGACGAAAGTCATTACTCAAAAAAGAGGTTCAGGTCATACAAAATTCATAACAGCATTGATCCCGCATAAACAATCAAAAAGCACCAATTTATCCATATCGAAAGTAGATGTGTTTGATACCCGTAATAAAAAGCTGTCAGAAGATGAGGTTACAGCAATTGAAGTGACCAGAGAAGGCATGTCAGAAGTCATTCTTTTTTCACATCAAGGTCCATGCAGCTATCAATTTTCCAACAAACATATGACAGGTGATGTACTGTTCATCCAAAGAAAAGGGGATGAAGAGAAAGATTGGATTGTTAAAGTATAG
- a CDS encoding sensor histidine kinase gives MPFKLGSINSKLFFIILVFVCIPLLVLGLFWYEKTTAAIEDNAVKYSQHLLKQTNEYLDFYLIELEQATVPFLSQPQVQSYLKLDPDNSTRYERFITSQKIQDESFASILEGRSDIFGISLINDHGMQVNNYVKVNNYLDMNEIKKRNIHLWNIQKELDPYQIMDIEFVQGTPVLTVVRKVFDKHTYDTSGLLIINLRLNKLKSIINEVTLSHFKNVWIVNENDKIVYHPDHSELSKTFSYEQTENHDKDYFFINRDDSLKTLKVYDHSSTSNWTMAASVPLGKLMTNLITVRNSTIWIGLLLIGVALVFVGGFSFFLTYSLSNLQKMMKQVESGNLNIERKKPNTLSRNDEVNDLYDSFYTMTHKLNHLIKEVQHSKLVEKELELKNRESELHAMQSQINPHFLYNTLEIINSHAIIENQMMISRMTTSLADMFRYNVSNTKTIVTLKEEIQQIRSYLQIQKERFEELQVYFDIDDTIAKEVWTARLTIQPIIENAFVHGYEDHELTPTFIGVYGKVEEHHYTLSIVDRGHGMNKGTKDGFNHAFLNNEDPPVNRKTTKRIGLINVHKRIYGSFGHPYGLYIKQSDENGTIVEIKLPYDQEEKKKEA, from the coding sequence ATGCCCTTTAAATTAGGTTCGATCAACTCTAAATTATTTTTCATCATCCTTGTTTTCGTATGTATCCCTTTACTTGTTCTAGGGCTCTTCTGGTATGAAAAGACAACTGCAGCGATTGAAGATAATGCCGTCAAATATAGCCAGCATCTCTTGAAACAAACCAATGAGTATTTGGACTTCTACCTGATTGAATTGGAACAGGCTACCGTGCCGTTTCTTTCCCAGCCCCAAGTTCAATCCTATCTTAAGCTAGACCCCGACAACTCGACACGATATGAACGTTTCATCACGTCACAAAAAATCCAGGATGAATCTTTCGCAAGTATCCTTGAAGGCCGTTCTGATATCTTTGGTATCTCGCTCATCAATGACCATGGAATGCAAGTCAATAATTACGTTAAAGTAAATAATTATCTCGATATGAACGAAATCAAAAAACGAAATATCCATTTATGGAATATCCAAAAAGAATTAGATCCCTATCAGATCATGGACATTGAATTTGTTCAAGGTACACCCGTACTTACTGTTGTCCGTAAGGTATTCGATAAACACACCTATGATACTTCGGGACTATTAATCATAAACCTGCGACTGAATAAATTGAAGAGCATCATTAATGAAGTGACATTAAGCCATTTCAAGAATGTATGGATTGTAAATGAGAACGACAAAATCGTATACCATCCTGACCATAGTGAGCTTAGCAAGACATTTTCGTATGAACAAACCGAAAATCATGATAAGGATTATTTCTTCATTAACAGAGACGATAGCTTGAAAACTCTGAAGGTATACGATCATTCAAGTACTTCGAATTGGACGATGGCCGCCAGTGTTCCTTTAGGCAAACTGATGACAAATCTGATCACGGTCAGAAATTCAACCATTTGGATCGGCCTGCTTCTGATTGGTGTCGCATTAGTGTTTGTAGGTGGATTTTCCTTTTTCCTGACCTATTCACTTTCAAATTTACAAAAGATGATGAAACAAGTGGAATCAGGAAATTTGAATATTGAAAGAAAGAAACCAAATACCCTATCAAGAAACGATGAGGTCAATGATTTATATGATAGTTTCTATACAATGACCCATAAACTGAATCATTTGATTAAAGAGGTCCAGCACTCCAAACTTGTTGAGAAGGAGCTGGAATTGAAGAATCGGGAATCGGAGTTACATGCTATGCAATCCCAAATAAATCCGCACTTTCTGTACAACACGCTTGAGATCATCAATTCCCATGCCATCATTGAAAATCAGATGATGATCAGTCGAATGACGACATCTCTCGCGGATATGTTCCGATACAATGTCAGTAACACGAAGACGATCGTCACATTAAAGGAGGAAATTCAACAGATCCGTTCTTATCTCCAAATTCAAAAAGAGAGGTTTGAAGAACTCCAGGTTTATTTTGATATCGACGATACCATAGCCAAAGAAGTATGGACTGCGAGACTGACCATCCAGCCTATTATAGAAAATGCTTTTGTACACGGGTATGAAGATCATGAGTTGACCCCTACTTTTATCGGAGTATATGGAAAAGTAGAGGAACATCATTATACGCTCTCGATTGTAGATCGCGGTCATGGAATGAACAAAGGTACAAAAGATGGTTTCAACCACGCTTTTCTAAACAATGAAGATCCTCCAGTCAACCGTAAGACCACAAAGCGAATCGGGTTGATCAACGTACATAAACGGATCTATGGAAGCTTCGGTCATCCTTATGGTTTATATATCAAGCAATCCGATGAGAATGGGACGATTGTAGAAATCAAATTGCCATACGATCAAGAAGAGAAAAAAAAGGAGGCATAA
- a CDS encoding TetR/AcrR family transcriptional regulator — protein MSKKKEDLLKHAEDLFYKHGFHSIGLKRVVKEANVALMTLYNHFDSKEDLILEVLKRREKKYFSYLEPSVTRPKNNSIALSLAENHIHWIRLYETNGCMFLRAKEEFSSDSNQEIVRYVNEHKKSLIRFFEKLNFNYCESTRLALLFEGATALSEILNVDDVARELIHSIKHLFENKLN, from the coding sequence ATGAGTAAAAAGAAAGAAGATTTACTTAAACACGCAGAGGATTTATTTTATAAACATGGTTTTCACTCCATTGGACTAAAACGGGTCGTTAAAGAAGCCAATGTCGCTCTAATGACATTATATAACCACTTTGATTCGAAAGAAGATCTGATACTTGAAGTTCTTAAAAGACGAGAAAAAAAATATTTCTCATACTTGGAACCATCTGTTACCAGGCCTAAAAACAACTCAATAGCATTGTCATTAGCAGAGAATCATATCCATTGGATCCGATTGTATGAAACTAATGGTTGCATGTTTCTAAGGGCAAAAGAAGAGTTTTCATCGGATTCAAACCAGGAAATTGTCAGATATGTAAACGAGCATAAAAAATCATTGATCCGTTTTTTCGAAAAGCTCAATTTTAATTATTGTGAATCTACTCGACTAGCATTACTATTTGAAGGCGCTACTGCGTTGTCAGAAATATTAAATGTAGATGATGTGGCTCGTGAACTTATACATTCAATAAAACACTTGTTTGAAAATAAGTTGAATTAG
- a CDS encoding NAD(P)-dependent oxidoreductase, with amino-acid sequence METIEELELKMCAPSQRLIDDLSKVAGDLMILGVGGKMGPTLAKLAVNAVRKGDLNKRVIGVSRFSKGTLQEELEEAGVVTIAADLLNEAHLKGLPDVKNIIYMVGNKFGTAGMEHLTWAMNSYLPGRVAERFKDSKIVSFSTGNVYPLTPVTLGGASEEHPTGPVGEYAQSSLGRERIFSHFSYKYGTPLLHFRLNYAIDLRYGVLLEIAKSVKAGTPVDLDMGHANVIWQGDANEMALRSLLHCDSPSTVLNITGPETLSIRWVAERFGERFGVAPLFTGIEQETALLSNASKAYELFGYPKVTIREMIDWTVHWVEKGGEVLNKPTHFQERKGNF; translated from the coding sequence ATGGAAACAATCGAAGAATTGGAATTGAAAATGTGTGCCCCATCACAACGACTGATTGATGATCTCTCAAAAGTCGCTGGAGATTTGATGATATTAGGTGTTGGTGGGAAGATGGGGCCGACCCTAGCAAAGCTTGCTGTAAATGCTGTCCGTAAGGGAGATTTAAACAAACGCGTAATTGGTGTTTCGAGATTCTCAAAAGGAACCCTTCAAGAAGAGCTGGAGGAGGCAGGCGTGGTAACCATAGCAGCTGATCTGTTGAATGAAGCTCATTTGAAAGGACTGCCAGATGTAAAAAATATCATCTACATGGTAGGAAACAAGTTCGGGACCGCAGGAATGGAGCATCTCACATGGGCGATGAATTCCTATCTTCCAGGGCGAGTAGCAGAAAGATTTAAAGATTCAAAAATAGTGTCTTTTTCTACTGGTAACGTTTATCCTCTTACACCTGTAACACTTGGTGGAGCTTCTGAAGAGCATCCTACAGGACCAGTGGGAGAGTACGCTCAATCATCTTTAGGAAGAGAACGCATTTTTTCGCATTTTTCCTATAAGTATGGGACTCCTCTATTACACTTCCGTTTAAATTATGCCATTGATTTGCGGTATGGTGTTCTCTTGGAGATTGCTAAGTCTGTCAAAGCTGGAACACCAGTTGACTTGGATATGGGTCATGCCAACGTGATTTGGCAGGGAGATGCGAACGAAATGGCCCTTCGATCCCTCTTACATTGTGATTCCCCGTCGACTGTTTTGAATATTACGGGACCGGAAACGCTCTCGATCCGTTGGGTAGCTGAAAGGTTTGGGGAAAGGTTTGGAGTTGCTCCATTATTTACGGGTATTGAACAGGAAACGGCACTATTGAGTAATGCTTCAAAAGCTTATGAGTTATTCGGATATCCTAAGGTCACAATTAGAGAAATGATTGATTGGACAGTTCATTGGGTGGAAAAAGGTGGCGAAGTCTTGAATAAACCGACCCACTTCCAGGAACGAAAGGGGAACTTCTAG
- a CDS encoding dihydrodipicolinate synthase family protein: MSVTLNPKVKKLLHEGTVIPAHPLALNDGRKLDEKRQRMLTQYYTASGAGGIAVGVHTTQFEIRDKGIDLYEPVLRLAVEEVEKVMQGQPFIKVAGVAGPTSQGLKEAETAKNLGYDLALVSMGGLSDLDEKTHLERVRTISEVIPVFGFYLQPAVGGRVFSYDFWRKFAEIPNLYAIKLAPFDRYHTSDVVRAVCESSRGKEIALYTGNDDNIVGDLLTEYRFEINRRIVTKQIVGGLLGQWAVWTSKAVELLSQVKKARSQGVIPVDLLTLGAELTDANSALFDPVNGFKGSIAGINEVLRRQGLLQTNLCLNPKERLSPGQATEIDRIYRQHPHLQDDSFVAENVTKWCSEESAKHH, translated from the coding sequence ATGAGTGTGACACTGAATCCAAAAGTGAAAAAGCTTCTGCATGAAGGCACTGTCATTCCTGCCCATCCTTTGGCGTTGAACGATGGCCGGAAGCTCGATGAAAAGAGACAACGTATGCTGACGCAATATTACACGGCAAGTGGTGCTGGAGGGATTGCAGTCGGTGTCCATACAACCCAATTTGAAATACGAGATAAAGGGATCGATCTATATGAACCTGTATTACGATTAGCTGTTGAAGAAGTTGAAAAAGTGATGCAGGGTCAACCGTTCATTAAAGTGGCAGGTGTTGCAGGGCCGACGTCTCAAGGACTTAAGGAAGCTGAAACTGCGAAAAACCTAGGATATGATTTAGCCCTTGTCAGTATGGGCGGTTTATCAGATCTCGATGAAAAAACACATTTGGAAAGAGTCAGAACGATTTCTGAAGTTATACCGGTTTTCGGGTTTTATTTACAGCCAGCCGTCGGAGGGAGAGTGTTCAGCTATGACTTTTGGCGTAAATTCGCTGAGATTCCCAACCTTTATGCAATCAAACTAGCTCCGTTCGATCGTTATCATACATCAGATGTCGTCAGAGCGGTTTGTGAATCATCAAGAGGTAAAGAGATTGCACTTTACACGGGTAATGACGATAACATCGTGGGAGACCTTTTGACAGAATATCGTTTTGAAATCAACAGAAGGATCGTGACAAAGCAGATTGTCGGAGGACTTCTTGGTCAATGGGCCGTTTGGACGTCGAAAGCAGTTGAACTCTTGAGCCAAGTGAAAAAAGCAAGAAGCCAGGGTGTCATACCTGTGGATTTGTTGACTCTTGGAGCTGAATTGACGGATGCCAATTCAGCATTATTTGACCCTGTCAATGGATTCAAGGGCAGTATTGCTGGAATTAACGAGGTATTAAGAAGACAAGGGCTTCTCCAGACGAATCTCTGCCTCAACCCAAAGGAAAGATTGAGTCCGGGTCAAGCTACCGAAATCGACCGAATCTACCGACAGCATCCTCATCTTCAAGATGATTCTTTTGTAGCAGAGAACGTCACGAAATGGTGTTCTGAAGAAAGTGCGAAACATCACTAG
- a CDS encoding carbohydrate ABC transporter permease: MQKNPNKKRKVLSYIIITISSLIMLTPFITAALNSLKSYVQYTAIPVEWIPDPVQWENYVEVWKMTDFAQYGWNSLVVTVLSVVGALFSCSLVGYAFARLEFRFKNSLFIMVLGTLMIPPVVMIIPQFIIFKNMGLLDTLVPLWILEWLAQPFGIFLMRQAFLAIPKEYEEAAKLDGCSPLQTYWRIFLPMCKPQLATLTIFTFMAKWNEIMAPVIYLSSQEKFTLPIGVLSMSGAWFGQEQYLVAAALMTLIPILIVFLFTEKFFVKGASSSGLK, from the coding sequence ATGCAAAAAAATCCGAATAAGAAGAGAAAAGTCTTAAGTTATATCATCATTACGATCAGTTCATTGATCATGCTGACACCTTTTATAACCGCTGCATTGAACTCCTTAAAGAGTTATGTCCAGTATACAGCGATACCAGTCGAGTGGATTCCAGACCCTGTCCAATGGGAAAATTACGTGGAAGTTTGGAAAATGACTGACTTTGCTCAGTACGGTTGGAACAGTCTGGTCGTGACCGTGCTCTCTGTTGTCGGGGCATTGTTTTCCTGTTCTTTGGTTGGTTATGCATTTGCCAGATTAGAGTTCCGATTCAAGAATTCCTTGTTCATCATGGTGCTTGGTACATTAATGATTCCACCGGTCGTCATGATAATTCCACAATTCATCATTTTCAAAAACATGGGGTTACTGGATACACTTGTTCCTTTATGGATACTGGAATGGCTTGCTCAACCATTCGGGATATTCCTGATGAGGCAAGCATTCCTTGCCATTCCTAAAGAATATGAGGAAGCAGCTAAGCTGGATGGGTGTTCACCATTACAAACCTATTGGAGGATTTTCCTTCCAATGTGTAAACCACAATTGGCGACGTTAACCATTTTTACATTCATGGCAAAGTGGAATGAAATAATGGCACCTGTCATCTACCTTTCCTCCCAAGAAAAATTCACGCTTCCAATAGGCGTACTATCGATGTCTGGAGCTTGGTTTGGTCAAGAACAATATCTAGTCGCCGCAGCATTGATGACTCTAATACCAATTCTGATTGTCTTCTTGTTCACTGAGAAGTTCTTCGTAAAAGGAGCAAGCTCATCTGGACTGAAATAG